A genome region from Anopheles stephensi strain Indian chromosome 2, UCI_ANSTEP_V1.0, whole genome shotgun sequence includes the following:
- the LOC118506597 gene encoding uncharacterized protein LOC118506597 isoform X1, whose protein sequence is MDVATMQRADGQEFLHNTNNNNNNNNSNNGSMACGLVEGKGKLAAEAVANDMARDFVTPKMSSSVASILDDTTPSDSGVQLLDSESSGLNESMISSAGGFEFDGGPTPPPPLAPISAVSAYDEEGKNNNNNFSYHDRPVAEMEVEAAEEEDGAGLTEADLDAASEAKLAADQEIGEGIEIDLGMSTSQVPEELISSTCSTFDTENIVYRRRIKKAPISKTPKKRVSFHEDILKNTKTDNIHIEHGFITYKTGGGMGKKPVAKGRYSWCSEDDAGGLDYGDEEAQEGRQYVYRNACSDVLDYGKTDVFENVEDERNYVKYDNSGIFEYGPPERQTAKASDLRGKPLYKCSCSDSNSSLDSGEGGIVQSTNYRQAKSNSCECIGSSGGATGRRGKHNGTNNNNVISDNCYYSEPSIEHLDEFNGNVTAGDDGGEPVVKSVWSKEKKPKSSCLKKTKRNSIFTNVVVPEHDLSRKVKKFNVHQRLSVIDNSRMIFGSLKDIFGIALPERGVPEGSEDLSSVRECIPEAHDDGTLEDDFTLVQKPKSFLSKSLDGGFNSRSGGRPNAGQQKKYVHNVDEQLRRKNDEDLYAPSRKNSVEDELPASEETIVDTNKESDQSDEENVAGSTTSAVLDQQQQQQQQMAMSGVNVMVGGGAAGAYRNKFIINGESTVYEHTGVSYCFEDGQDRSPQEEEKELPVGETTSGSFIGKTQIKKKLSTIFQKINVISSQASTPIPAPRPGGDGEGEPSTEPGVAQGQRRPSGGSVLPSPPLPKPSEKTLMESSTISSCSSEHSDQLGGASGSKLSSGLSSPHGSGGATFKSNRHLSSPLKNRSLTTTRMESAARPSRMSPDLFNLGVAPPLGLAGRNLTQIDPQLAEEFEDILTVTATNTATESLIESVEQRQQIDKKSIVEDDIVILDYPSTSGASSSTVLTPSTPQAEEIVRPASRPSYQRAASRHNPMTSSTASSASTASKSSLINRFLRNVTQKKILEATIKQNPFFQSKLNGERKLFENLCPRGPVRPINRELVEDLNAEIAMEIELSSSACQLDRIQLNDTYAQSGTEGASPFALGGVKFDGGGIGVGELPVELFSAGPRLSIYRNDSEVLMKVFKLFNGYSREGYMTPVLVFLTDRTLYVTDQVRNRLCNKFVLPYAELDVILVGPYGNTVLLSNSARDMQQVLLAGGPYPAEGLVSSLELCARRGGSVLPAVGQLTLDHLAPLQAFVRDHSSVSREDSWKYYAVVNVPAGTLGSEEAPLGPHIKGPLMHRRMSHAGFVDNWSAGYFLLKAGVLYLFGDASQKLPTWAVALAECQGARRSVNSGRPYCFELLLRTGALQLAAPDEYVASDWLQALVQAASGVSETQTVTSKLFEMQERRRTLGCTLIMTSNHLLTLREDFSAPLRRNTSYSTVGEISNPSPTPNPSAMQQLQLNLSSPSKENINPNATRRKISNVSSNNGGQDNYSEISSVRSNCSTPTRSNVGGQTMAADRRSNASSTSTPTKGSAAMQQQQLLNGSPARSLPRSGTSACGPPSLADFFAGSAEEKSHTNMSSFYGKNSGVEVLTCASIDEMSAVKIPAISSNWWCILEFECQEVRENSDDLVVFFSTSGEQERFLSMLESIWHTKKNEAFPASIISSDDAVYDHCSKLFLEINRSWEPLLSAALGYPQ, encoded by the exons TTTGAATGAATCGATGATTTCCAGTGCCGGCGGTTTCGAGTTCGATGGCGGTCCAACACCTCCACCGCCACTAGCCCCCATTTCGGCAGTATCCGCGTATGACGAGGAgggcaaaaataataataacaatttcTCGTACCATGATCGTCCCGTAGCGGAGATGGAGGTGGAAGCGGCAGAAGAAGAGGATGGTGCGGGATTGACGGAGGCGGATCTGGATGCGGCGAGTGAAGCGAAACTGGCAGCGGATCAAGAGATAGGCGAAGGGATCGAAATCGATCTGGGTATGAGCACAAGCCAGGTGCCGGAGGAACTTATATCCAGCACCTGCTCGACGTTCGACACCGAGAACATCGTGTATCGGAGACGCATCAAGAAGGCGCCGATCAGCAAGACGCCGAAGAAGCGCGTATCGTTCCATGAGGATATCCTGAAAAACACCAAAACGGACAACATTCACATCGAGCACGGGTTTATTACGTACAAGACGGGGGGCGGCATGGGCAAAAAACCTGTAGCGAAGGGTCGATACTCCTGGTGCTCGGAGGATGATGCCGGTGGGTTGGACTACGGTGACGAGGAAGCGCAGGAAGGCAGACAGTACGTGTACCGGAATGCATGTTCCGATGTGCTGGACTATGGCAAGACGGATGTGTTTGAAAACGTCGAGGACGAACGGAATTACGTGAAGTACGATAATTCTGGTATCTTCGAGTACGGTCCACCGGAACGCCAGACGGCGAAAGCATCCGACCTGCGCGGCAAACCCCTGTACAAGTGCAGCTGTTCCGATTCCAACTCAAGCCTGGACTCGGGCGAGGGTGGTATCGTGCAGTCGACCAATTATCGTCAAGCGAAATCGAACAGCTGCGAGTGTATTGGGTCAAGCGGTGGAGCTACCGGACGGCGCGGCAAGCACAACggcaccaacaacaataacgTCATCTCGGACAACTGTTACTACAGCGAACCGAGCATTGAACATTTGGACGAGTTCAATGGCAACGTAACGGCGGGTGACGATGGCGGTGAACCGGTTGTAAAGTCGGTTTGGAGCAAGGAGAAGAAACCGAAGAGCAGCTGCCTTAAAAAGACGAAACGTAACAGCATCTTCACGAATGTGGTCGTGCCGGAGCACGATCTCAGCCGCAAGGTGAAGAAGTTTAACGTGCACCAGCGCCTATCGGTGATCGACAACAGTCGCATGATCTTTGGCTCGCTCAAGGACATCTTCGGTATTGCGCTGCCGGAGCGCGGCGTTCCGGAAGGCTCCGAAGATCTGTCGTCCGTGCGTGAATGCATTCCAGAAGCGCACGATGATGGAACGCTCGAGGATGATTTTACGCTGGTCCAGAAACCGAAATCCTTCCTGTCCAAGAGCCTGGATGGAGGATTCAACAGCCGCAGTGGTGGTCGTCCAAACGCGGGGCAGCAGAAAAAATACGTCCACAATGTAGACGAACAGCTGCGCCGCAAGAATGATGAAGATCTGTACGCGCCGAGCCGGAAAAACAGCGTGGAAGATGAATTGCCAGCGAGCGAGGAAACCATAGTTGACACAAACAAGGAAAGCGATCAGTCAGACGAAGAGAACGTCGCTGGCTCCACCACAAGTGCTGTCctggaccagcagcagcagcaacagcaacagatgGCGATGAGCGGGGTGAATGTAATGGTTGGCGGAGGCGCGGCCGGAGCTTACCGTAACAAGTTTATCATCAACGGCGAGAGTACGGTGTACGAGCATACCGGTGTGTCGTACTGCTTCGAGGACGGCCAGGACCGATCTCCGCaggaggaagaaaaggaaCTTCCGGTTGGTGAAACGACAAGTGGCTCGTTTATTGGAAAGACGCAGATTAAAAAGAAACTTTCGACTATATTTCAAAAGATAAACGTCATAAGCTCACAGGCGTCCACGCCAATCCCGGCTCCGCGTCCCGGTGGCGATGGGGAAGGAGAACCGAGCACTGAACCGGGAGTAGCACAGGGTCAGAGAAGACCGTCGGGTGGTTCCGTTCTTCCCTCGCCACCGTTACCGAAGCCTTCAGAGAAGACGCTCATGGAGAGCAGTACGATCTCCTCCTGCAGCAGCGAGCATTCCGATCAACTTGGTGGAGCGTCGGGATCGAAATTAAGCTCGGGATTGAGTTCTCCTCATGGTAGCGGAGGAGCAACTTTCAAATCAAACCGCCACCTGTCATCGCCGTTGAAGAATAGATCGCTGACGACTACGCGCATGGAATCCGCTGCACGCCCGTCACGCATGAGTCCGGACCTGTTTAATCTTGGTGTTGCACCGCCGTTAGGATTGGCAGGCCGCAACCTAACTCAAATCGATCCACAGCTGGCCGAGGAGTTTGAGGACATCCTGACAGTGACGGCCACTAATACCGCCACCGAATCGTTGATCGAATCGGTAGAGCAACGGCAGCAGATCGACAAAAAATCGATCGTTGAGGATGATATCGTGATTCTGGATTATCCTTCCACGTCGGGCGCTTCGAGCTCGACCGTCCTAACGCCTAGCACTCCACAGGCCGAAGAGATAGTGCGTCCCGCAAGCCGACCGTCGTACCAGCGCGCCGCCTCACGCCACAACCCGATGACGTCGTCCACCGCAAGTTCCGCATCGACTGCTTCGAAAAGCTCGCTCATCAATCGGTTTCTGCGCAATGTTACGCAGAAGAAGATCCTTGAGGCGACGATCAAGCAGAATCCTTTCTTCCAGTCGAAACTGAACGGGGAGCGCAAGCTGTTTGAGAATCTCTGCCCGCGTGGACCGGTGCGACCCATCAACCGGGAGCTGGTGGAAGATTTGAACGCGGAAATAGCGATGGAAATCGAGCTGTCCTCCTCCGCCTGCCAGCTGGATCGCATCCAGCTGAACGACACATACGCCCAGTCGGGAACGGAAGGCGCCAGCCCGTTCGCACTCGGAGGCGTCAAGTTTGATGGAGGCGGTATCGGCGTTGGCGAGCTACCGGTGGAACTGTTTTCCGCAGGTCCGCGCCTTTCCATCTATCGCAACGACAGCGAGGTGCTAATGAAGGTGTTTAAGCTATTCAATGGATACAGCCGGGAGGGTTACATGACACCGGTGCTGGTGTTTCTCACCGACCGGACGCTGTACGTGACGGACCAGGTGCGGAACCGGCTGTGCAATAAGTTTGTGCTGCCGTATGCCGAGCTGGACGTGATATTGGTCGGACCGTACGGCAATACGGTGCTGCTGAGCAACTCGGCCCGGGACATGCAGCAGGTTCTGCTGGCCGGTGGACCGTATCCGGCCGAGGGGCTCGTGTCGAGTTTGGAGCTGTGCGCGCGTCGCGGCGGTTCGGTGCTGCCGGCCGTCGGTCAGCTGACGCTCGACCATTTGGCACCGCTCCAGGCCTTTGTGCGGGATCATTCGAGCGTTAGCCGGGAAGATTCGTGGAAATACTATGCAGTCGTCAATGTGCCGGCTGGTACGCTCGGCAGTGAGGAAGCACCGCTGGGCCCACACATCAAGGGCCCATTGATGCATCGGCGAATGTCACACGCAGGTTTCGTGGATAACTGGTCCGCAGGATACTTTTTGCTGAA AGCTGGAGTGCTTTACCTGTTTGGAGATGCTTCCCAGAAGCTGCCAACATGGGCGGTAGCACTGGCCGAATGTCAAGGTGCCCGCCGTTCGGTGAATTCGGGACGACCGTACTGCTTTGAGCTTCTGCTCCGTACGGGAGCTCTTCAGCTGGCCGCACCAGACGAGTACGTGGCGTCCGATTGGCTGCAGGCACTGGTGCAAGCGGCTAGCGGGGTGAGTGAAACGCAGACTGTAACTTCAAag TTGTTTGAGATGCAGGAACGTCGCCGTACACTCGGCTGTACGCTGATCATGACGTCCAACCATCTCCTAACGCTGCGGGAAGACTTCAGTGCACCGCTGCGTCGGAACACCAGCTACAGCACGGTGGGCGAGATAAGCAATCCGTCACCGACGCCGAACCCATCCGCGATGCAGCAGCTTCAACTGAATCTGTCATCACCCTCGAAGGAAAACATCAATCCGAACGCAACGCGTAGAAAGATCAGCAATGTGTCGAGTAATAATGGTGGGCAGGATAACTACAGCGAG ATAAGCTCCGTGCGGTCGAACTGCAGTACACCCACGCGTTCAAACGTTGGAGGCCAAACGATGGCTGCTGATCGACGCTCGAATGcttccagcaccagcacaccgACCAAAGGAAGTGCAGcaatgcagcaacagcagctgctAAACGGATCGCCGGCAAGAAGTCTGCCACGGTCGGGAACCTCGGCCTGCGGTCCACCGTCGTTGGCGGACTTTTTCGCCGGCAGTGCCGAAGAGAAGAGCCACACCAATATGAGCAGCTTCTATGGGAAGAATTCGGGCGTTGAAGTGCTTACCTGTGCCAGCATCGATGAGATGTCTGCCGTAAAGATACCGGCCATCTCTTCCAATTGGTGGTGCATACTG GAATTTGAGTGTCAAGAGGTGCGGGAAAATTCGGACGATTTAGTAGTTTTCTTTTCGACCAGCGGCGAGCAGGAACGCTTCCTGTCCATGCTCGAATCCATCTGGCACACCAAAAAG aATGAAGCATTTCCGGCTTCGATCATTAGCAGCGACGATGCAGTTTACGACCACTGTTCCAAGCTGTTCCTGGAAATCAATCGCTCCTGGGAACCTTTGCTATCTGCGGCCCTGGGTTATCCGCAATAA
- the LOC118506597 gene encoding uncharacterized protein LOC118506597 isoform X2, whose translation MDVATMQRADGQEFLHNTNNNNNNNNSNNGSMACGLVEGKGKLAAEAVANDMARDFVTPKMSSSVASILDDTTPSDSGVQLLDSESSGLNESMISSAGGFEFDGGPTPPPPLAPISAVSAYDEEGKNNNNNFSYHDRPVAEMEVEAAEEEDGAGLTEADLDAASEAKLAADQEIGEGIEIDLGMSTSQVPEELISSTCSTFDTENIVYRRRIKKAPISKTPKKRVSFHEDILKNTKTDNIHIEHGFITYKTGGGMGKKPVAKGRYSWCSEDDAGGLDYGDEEAQEGRQYVYRNACSDVLDYGKTDVFENVEDERNYVKYDNSGIFEYGPPERQTAKASDLRGKPLYKCSCSDSNSSLDSGEGGIVQSTNYRQAKSNSCECIGSSGGATGRRGKHNGTNNNNVISDNCYYSEPSIEHLDEFNGNVTAGDDGGEPVVKSVWSKEKKPKSSCLKKTKRNSIFTNVVVPEHDLSRKVKKFNVHQRLSVIDNSRMIFGSLKDIFGIALPERGVPEGSEDLSSVRECIPEAHDDGTLEDDFTLVQKPKSFLSKSLDGGFNSRSGGRPNAGQQKKYVHNVDEQLRRKNDEDLYAPSRKNSVEDELPASEETIVDTNKESDQSDEENVAGSTTSAVLDQQQQQQQQMAMSGVNVMVGGGAAGAYRNKFIINGESTVYEHTGVSYCFEDGQDRSPQEEEKELPVGETTSGSFIGKTQIKKKLSTIFQKINVISSQASTPIPAPRPGGDGEGEPSTEPGVAQGQRRPSGGSVLPSPPLPKPSEKTLMESSTISSCSSEHSDQLGGASGSKLSSGLSSPHGSGGATFKSNRHLSSPLKNRSLTTTRMESAARPSRMSPDLFNLGVAPPLGLAGRNLTQIDPQLAEEFEDILTVTATNTATESLIESVEQRQQIDKKSIVEDDIVILDYPSTSGASSSTVLTPSTPQAEEIVRPASRPSYQRAASRHNPMTSSTASSASTASKSSLINRFLRNVTQKKILEATIKQNPFFQSKLNGERKLFENLCPRGPVRPINRELVEDLNAEIAMEIELSSSACQLDRIQLNDTYAQSGTEGASPFALGGVKFDGGGIGVGELPVELFSAGPRLSIYRNDSEVLMKVFKLFNGYSREGYMTPVLVFLTDRTLYVTDQVRNRLCNKFVLPYAELDVILVGPYGNTVLLSNSARDMQQVLLAGGPYPAEGLVSSLELCARRGGSVLPAVGQLTLDHLAPLQAFVRDHSSVSREDSWKYYAVVNVPAGTLGSEEAPLGPHIKGPLMHRRMSHAGFVDNWSAGYFLLKAGVLYLFGDASQKLPTWAVALAECQGARRSVNSGRPYCFELLLRTGALQLAAPDEYVASDWLQALVQAASGLFEMQERRRTLGCTLIMTSNHLLTLREDFSAPLRRNTSYSTVGEISNPSPTPNPSAMQQLQLNLSSPSKENINPNATRRKISNVSSNNGGQDNYSEISSVRSNCSTPTRSNVGGQTMAADRRSNASSTSTPTKGSAAMQQQQLLNGSPARSLPRSGTSACGPPSLADFFAGSAEEKSHTNMSSFYGKNSGVEVLTCASIDEMSAVKIPAISSNWWCILEFECQEVRENSDDLVVFFSTSGEQERFLSMLESIWHTKKNEAFPASIISSDDAVYDHCSKLFLEINRSWEPLLSAALGYPQ comes from the exons TTTGAATGAATCGATGATTTCCAGTGCCGGCGGTTTCGAGTTCGATGGCGGTCCAACACCTCCACCGCCACTAGCCCCCATTTCGGCAGTATCCGCGTATGACGAGGAgggcaaaaataataataacaatttcTCGTACCATGATCGTCCCGTAGCGGAGATGGAGGTGGAAGCGGCAGAAGAAGAGGATGGTGCGGGATTGACGGAGGCGGATCTGGATGCGGCGAGTGAAGCGAAACTGGCAGCGGATCAAGAGATAGGCGAAGGGATCGAAATCGATCTGGGTATGAGCACAAGCCAGGTGCCGGAGGAACTTATATCCAGCACCTGCTCGACGTTCGACACCGAGAACATCGTGTATCGGAGACGCATCAAGAAGGCGCCGATCAGCAAGACGCCGAAGAAGCGCGTATCGTTCCATGAGGATATCCTGAAAAACACCAAAACGGACAACATTCACATCGAGCACGGGTTTATTACGTACAAGACGGGGGGCGGCATGGGCAAAAAACCTGTAGCGAAGGGTCGATACTCCTGGTGCTCGGAGGATGATGCCGGTGGGTTGGACTACGGTGACGAGGAAGCGCAGGAAGGCAGACAGTACGTGTACCGGAATGCATGTTCCGATGTGCTGGACTATGGCAAGACGGATGTGTTTGAAAACGTCGAGGACGAACGGAATTACGTGAAGTACGATAATTCTGGTATCTTCGAGTACGGTCCACCGGAACGCCAGACGGCGAAAGCATCCGACCTGCGCGGCAAACCCCTGTACAAGTGCAGCTGTTCCGATTCCAACTCAAGCCTGGACTCGGGCGAGGGTGGTATCGTGCAGTCGACCAATTATCGTCAAGCGAAATCGAACAGCTGCGAGTGTATTGGGTCAAGCGGTGGAGCTACCGGACGGCGCGGCAAGCACAACggcaccaacaacaataacgTCATCTCGGACAACTGTTACTACAGCGAACCGAGCATTGAACATTTGGACGAGTTCAATGGCAACGTAACGGCGGGTGACGATGGCGGTGAACCGGTTGTAAAGTCGGTTTGGAGCAAGGAGAAGAAACCGAAGAGCAGCTGCCTTAAAAAGACGAAACGTAACAGCATCTTCACGAATGTGGTCGTGCCGGAGCACGATCTCAGCCGCAAGGTGAAGAAGTTTAACGTGCACCAGCGCCTATCGGTGATCGACAACAGTCGCATGATCTTTGGCTCGCTCAAGGACATCTTCGGTATTGCGCTGCCGGAGCGCGGCGTTCCGGAAGGCTCCGAAGATCTGTCGTCCGTGCGTGAATGCATTCCAGAAGCGCACGATGATGGAACGCTCGAGGATGATTTTACGCTGGTCCAGAAACCGAAATCCTTCCTGTCCAAGAGCCTGGATGGAGGATTCAACAGCCGCAGTGGTGGTCGTCCAAACGCGGGGCAGCAGAAAAAATACGTCCACAATGTAGACGAACAGCTGCGCCGCAAGAATGATGAAGATCTGTACGCGCCGAGCCGGAAAAACAGCGTGGAAGATGAATTGCCAGCGAGCGAGGAAACCATAGTTGACACAAACAAGGAAAGCGATCAGTCAGACGAAGAGAACGTCGCTGGCTCCACCACAAGTGCTGTCctggaccagcagcagcagcaacagcaacagatgGCGATGAGCGGGGTGAATGTAATGGTTGGCGGAGGCGCGGCCGGAGCTTACCGTAACAAGTTTATCATCAACGGCGAGAGTACGGTGTACGAGCATACCGGTGTGTCGTACTGCTTCGAGGACGGCCAGGACCGATCTCCGCaggaggaagaaaaggaaCTTCCGGTTGGTGAAACGACAAGTGGCTCGTTTATTGGAAAGACGCAGATTAAAAAGAAACTTTCGACTATATTTCAAAAGATAAACGTCATAAGCTCACAGGCGTCCACGCCAATCCCGGCTCCGCGTCCCGGTGGCGATGGGGAAGGAGAACCGAGCACTGAACCGGGAGTAGCACAGGGTCAGAGAAGACCGTCGGGTGGTTCCGTTCTTCCCTCGCCACCGTTACCGAAGCCTTCAGAGAAGACGCTCATGGAGAGCAGTACGATCTCCTCCTGCAGCAGCGAGCATTCCGATCAACTTGGTGGAGCGTCGGGATCGAAATTAAGCTCGGGATTGAGTTCTCCTCATGGTAGCGGAGGAGCAACTTTCAAATCAAACCGCCACCTGTCATCGCCGTTGAAGAATAGATCGCTGACGACTACGCGCATGGAATCCGCTGCACGCCCGTCACGCATGAGTCCGGACCTGTTTAATCTTGGTGTTGCACCGCCGTTAGGATTGGCAGGCCGCAACCTAACTCAAATCGATCCACAGCTGGCCGAGGAGTTTGAGGACATCCTGACAGTGACGGCCACTAATACCGCCACCGAATCGTTGATCGAATCGGTAGAGCAACGGCAGCAGATCGACAAAAAATCGATCGTTGAGGATGATATCGTGATTCTGGATTATCCTTCCACGTCGGGCGCTTCGAGCTCGACCGTCCTAACGCCTAGCACTCCACAGGCCGAAGAGATAGTGCGTCCCGCAAGCCGACCGTCGTACCAGCGCGCCGCCTCACGCCACAACCCGATGACGTCGTCCACCGCAAGTTCCGCATCGACTGCTTCGAAAAGCTCGCTCATCAATCGGTTTCTGCGCAATGTTACGCAGAAGAAGATCCTTGAGGCGACGATCAAGCAGAATCCTTTCTTCCAGTCGAAACTGAACGGGGAGCGCAAGCTGTTTGAGAATCTCTGCCCGCGTGGACCGGTGCGACCCATCAACCGGGAGCTGGTGGAAGATTTGAACGCGGAAATAGCGATGGAAATCGAGCTGTCCTCCTCCGCCTGCCAGCTGGATCGCATCCAGCTGAACGACACATACGCCCAGTCGGGAACGGAAGGCGCCAGCCCGTTCGCACTCGGAGGCGTCAAGTTTGATGGAGGCGGTATCGGCGTTGGCGAGCTACCGGTGGAACTGTTTTCCGCAGGTCCGCGCCTTTCCATCTATCGCAACGACAGCGAGGTGCTAATGAAGGTGTTTAAGCTATTCAATGGATACAGCCGGGAGGGTTACATGACACCGGTGCTGGTGTTTCTCACCGACCGGACGCTGTACGTGACGGACCAGGTGCGGAACCGGCTGTGCAATAAGTTTGTGCTGCCGTATGCCGAGCTGGACGTGATATTGGTCGGACCGTACGGCAATACGGTGCTGCTGAGCAACTCGGCCCGGGACATGCAGCAGGTTCTGCTGGCCGGTGGACCGTATCCGGCCGAGGGGCTCGTGTCGAGTTTGGAGCTGTGCGCGCGTCGCGGCGGTTCGGTGCTGCCGGCCGTCGGTCAGCTGACGCTCGACCATTTGGCACCGCTCCAGGCCTTTGTGCGGGATCATTCGAGCGTTAGCCGGGAAGATTCGTGGAAATACTATGCAGTCGTCAATGTGCCGGCTGGTACGCTCGGCAGTGAGGAAGCACCGCTGGGCCCACACATCAAGGGCCCATTGATGCATCGGCGAATGTCACACGCAGGTTTCGTGGATAACTGGTCCGCAGGATACTTTTTGCTGAA AGCTGGAGTGCTTTACCTGTTTGGAGATGCTTCCCAGAAGCTGCCAACATGGGCGGTAGCACTGGCCGAATGTCAAGGTGCCCGCCGTTCGGTGAATTCGGGACGACCGTACTGCTTTGAGCTTCTGCTCCGTACGGGAGCTCTTCAGCTGGCCGCACCAGACGAGTACGTGGCGTCCGATTGGCTGCAGGCACTGGTGCAAGCGGCTAGCGGG TTGTTTGAGATGCAGGAACGTCGCCGTACACTCGGCTGTACGCTGATCATGACGTCCAACCATCTCCTAACGCTGCGGGAAGACTTCAGTGCACCGCTGCGTCGGAACACCAGCTACAGCACGGTGGGCGAGATAAGCAATCCGTCACCGACGCCGAACCCATCCGCGATGCAGCAGCTTCAACTGAATCTGTCATCACCCTCGAAGGAAAACATCAATCCGAACGCAACGCGTAGAAAGATCAGCAATGTGTCGAGTAATAATGGTGGGCAGGATAACTACAGCGAG ATAAGCTCCGTGCGGTCGAACTGCAGTACACCCACGCGTTCAAACGTTGGAGGCCAAACGATGGCTGCTGATCGACGCTCGAATGcttccagcaccagcacaccgACCAAAGGAAGTGCAGcaatgcagcaacagcagctgctAAACGGATCGCCGGCAAGAAGTCTGCCACGGTCGGGAACCTCGGCCTGCGGTCCACCGTCGTTGGCGGACTTTTTCGCCGGCAGTGCCGAAGAGAAGAGCCACACCAATATGAGCAGCTTCTATGGGAAGAATTCGGGCGTTGAAGTGCTTACCTGTGCCAGCATCGATGAGATGTCTGCCGTAAAGATACCGGCCATCTCTTCCAATTGGTGGTGCATACTG GAATTTGAGTGTCAAGAGGTGCGGGAAAATTCGGACGATTTAGTAGTTTTCTTTTCGACCAGCGGCGAGCAGGAACGCTTCCTGTCCATGCTCGAATCCATCTGGCACACCAAAAAG aATGAAGCATTTCCGGCTTCGATCATTAGCAGCGACGATGCAGTTTACGACCACTGTTCCAAGCTGTTCCTGGAAATCAATCGCTCCTGGGAACCTTTGCTATCTGCGGCCCTGGGTTATCCGCAATAA